A stretch of Pseudomonadota bacterium DNA encodes these proteins:
- a CDS encoding Fe-Mn family superoxide dismutase: MTYDIKPLSFDPKAIKGLSEKLLTSHYENNYSGAVKRLNAISAQLTGLDWAGAPVFTVNGLKREELVAANSMILHEVYFDGLEGGGRPSGALAEAIDRDFGGYDRWQAEFAAMGKAQGGGSGWGLLCWSPRDKRLINTWAADHTMNLANGRPILALDMYEHAYHMDYGARAAAYVDAFMQVIRWENVTRLHAKYSAES, from the coding sequence ATGACCTACGACATCAAGCCGCTATCCTTCGATCCCAAAGCGATCAAAGGCCTGTCGGAGAAGCTGCTGACGAGCCACTACGAGAACAACTATAGCGGCGCGGTGAAGCGTCTGAATGCCATTAGCGCACAGCTCACCGGCCTCGATTGGGCCGGCGCCCCGGTCTTCACCGTCAACGGCTTGAAGCGCGAGGAGCTGGTGGCCGCGAATTCGATGATCCTGCATGAGGTCTATTTCGACGGCCTCGAGGGTGGGGGCAGACCATCGGGCGCGCTGGCCGAGGCGATCGACCGGGATTTCGGCGGCTATGATCGCTGGCAGGCGGAGTTTGCGGCCATGGGCAAGGCCCAGGGCGGAGGCTCCGGCTGGGGACTCCTATGCTGGTCGCCGCGTGACAAGCGACTGATCAACACCTGGGCCGCCGACCACACCATGAACCTCGCGAATGGCCGCCCGATCCTGGCCCTCGACATGTACGAGCATGCCTATCACATGGACTACGGCGCACGGGCCGCAGCCTATGTCGATGCCTTCATGCAGGTCATCCGCTGGGAGAACGTGACAAGGCTGCACGCCAAGTACAGCGCAGAAAGCTGA
- the chrA gene encoding chromate efflux transporter, whose translation MSERRAGLAEIARVFLKIGAMSYGGPAIMGIMQTEIQEKRQWLSKLQFVEGLALVNMLPGPGATQLGILIGHAKAGLPGGILAGVCFILPAFLIMLLLTAAYVAFGALPASQSAFYGIGPVVVGIFAASIYRLGRATIKERSQIAILIAAASVLQFTSVGLVTALFAAGCIGMALFHARRRGAMSLLLLIAAAAAYVAVDLLVVPSTMPIAGLARQSNPDLPRLWELGTFFLKVGAFSFGGGLSMLAFIQDQVVNQSGWLTQQEFIDGLALGQLTPGPILMLAAFVGFKLAGAQGAAVAAAAIFLPSFLMMLSILPLLRKMKDLQWLKAFMRGVGPAVIGALAVSIVQMAPHAAPDPFAWCLLALTVGFMLLRNVGPLPLMLGGAVIGFMKSSTWDRIERLAR comes from the coding sequence ATGAGCGAACGGCGGGCCGGTCTGGCGGAGATTGCCCGTGTCTTTCTGAAGATCGGCGCCATGAGCTATGGTGGGCCGGCCATCATGGGCATCATGCAAACGGAAATTCAGGAAAAGCGGCAGTGGCTCTCGAAGCTGCAATTCGTCGAAGGCCTCGCGCTCGTCAACATGCTGCCCGGGCCTGGCGCGACCCAACTCGGCATACTCATCGGCCACGCTAAGGCGGGCCTGCCCGGCGGTATCCTCGCCGGCGTTTGTTTCATTCTGCCGGCCTTTCTGATCATGCTCCTGCTCACGGCCGCTTACGTTGCTTTCGGGGCGCTACCGGCCTCGCAAAGCGCGTTCTACGGGATCGGACCGGTCGTTGTCGGCATCTTTGCTGCCTCGATCTACCGTCTAGGAAGAGCCACGATCAAAGAGCGCTCGCAAATCGCGATCCTCATCGCTGCGGCTTCCGTTCTGCAGTTTACGTCGGTCGGCCTCGTGACAGCGCTCTTTGCCGCCGGCTGTATCGGAATGGCTCTGTTCCACGCGCGGCGCCGGGGCGCGATGTCGCTTCTCCTTCTGATCGCTGCCGCTGCCGCCTACGTCGCGGTCGACCTCCTGGTCGTCCCATCGACCATGCCGATCGCCGGCCTTGCACGGCAATCCAATCCGGACCTGCCCCGATTGTGGGAGCTGGGAACGTTCTTCCTCAAGGTTGGCGCGTTCAGCTTCGGCGGTGGGCTGTCCATGCTCGCCTTCATTCAGGACCAGGTCGTCAATCAGTCGGGTTGGTTGACGCAGCAGGAATTCATCGACGGCCTCGCCCTCGGTCAACTCACGCCGGGACCGATCCTGATGCTCGCGGCCTTCGTTGGGTTCAAGCTCGCCGGCGCGCAGGGGGCTGCGGTCGCCGCGGCGGCGATTTTTCTGCCGTCTTTCTTGATGATGCTCTCGATCCTCCCATTGCTTCGGAAGATGAAAGACCTGCAGTGGCTGAAGGCATTCATGCGTGGGGTCGGACCGGCCGTGATCGGTGCGCTTGCCGTCTCGATCGTTCAGATGGCTCCGCATGCAGCTCCCGATCCATTCGCTTGGTGTCTTCTTGCGCTCACCGTCGGATTCATGCTGCTGCGGAACGTCGGACCGCTTCCATTGATGTTAGGCGGTGCTGTGATCGGATTTATGAAGAGCAGCACGTGGGACCGTATCGAACGATTGGCCCGATGA
- the chrA gene encoding chromate efflux transporter: MAERGRISELVGYFLKLGTLGFGGPVALVGQMERELVTERQWLTREEMRDAIAVCQSMPGPLAIQVGIYISYLRCGFWGAWADGWCFILPNFVIVAGLGALYVYFGGLSWVTAIFYGVSPAVIALILHSCWRLSKLGMEDWPQWAIAAICFVVTVVLEAEIAILFIAAGIAGMLYYGTLFRGGKVPPEAALAALPLSIGVTGTPASASTIAQLGWFFLKAGSLTFGSGLVIVPFLEKGLVQQAAWLDERQFLVAVAIGMISPGPVVITATFVGFLVAGFWGSLVATVGIFLPSFLLVLIVAPILIRHRGNPNVQGFVKGAYAAAIGTIAGASILLGKIAIGDWLTVAIGLASLAALFYWKKLSNPLLMAVTAAIGLIAFPILNPTWVMVQ, encoded by the coding sequence ATGGCCGAGCGCGGACGCATTTCTGAACTTGTCGGCTACTTCCTGAAGCTGGGGACGCTTGGCTTCGGCGGGCCGGTGGCACTGGTCGGCCAGATGGAGCGGGAGCTGGTGACCGAGCGCCAATGGCTAACCCGCGAAGAAATGCGCGATGCCATCGCCGTCTGCCAGTCGATGCCGGGGCCGCTGGCGATCCAGGTCGGGATCTACATCTCCTATCTTCGCTGCGGCTTCTGGGGCGCCTGGGCCGACGGCTGGTGCTTCATCCTGCCGAATTTCGTCATCGTCGCCGGGCTCGGCGCGCTCTATGTCTATTTCGGCGGCCTCTCCTGGGTGACGGCGATCTTCTATGGCGTGAGCCCGGCGGTGATCGCGCTCATCCTGCATTCCTGCTGGCGGCTCTCCAAGCTCGGCATGGAGGATTGGCCGCAATGGGCCATCGCGGCGATCTGCTTCGTGGTGACCGTGGTCCTGGAGGCGGAAATTGCGATCCTGTTCATCGCGGCCGGGATCGCCGGCATGCTCTATTACGGCACGCTGTTTCGCGGCGGGAAGGTTCCGCCGGAAGCGGCATTGGCCGCGCTCCCGCTCAGCATCGGCGTGACCGGGACCCCGGCCAGCGCTTCTACCATCGCTCAGCTCGGCTGGTTCTTCCTCAAGGCGGGCTCGCTCACCTTCGGCAGCGGGCTGGTGATCGTTCCCTTCCTCGAGAAGGGGCTGGTGCAGCAGGCCGCATGGCTCGACGAGCGCCAGTTCCTGGTTGCAGTCGCCATCGGCATGATCAGTCCGGGGCCGGTGGTGATCACCGCGACCTTCGTCGGCTTTCTCGTCGCCGGGTTCTGGGGCTCGCTCGTTGCCACCGTCGGCATCTTCCTGCCGTCCTTCCTCCTGGTGCTGATCGTGGCACCGATCCTGATCCGACACCGCGGCAATCCGAACGTTCAAGGCTTCGTCAAAGGCGCCTATGCCGCAGCCATCGGCACCATCGCCGGCGCCTCGATCCTCCTGGGCAAGATCGCGATCGGCGACTGGCTGACAGTCGCCATCGGGCTCGCCTCCCTGGCGGCCCTGTTCTATTGGAAGAAGCTATCCAACCCGCTTCTGATGGCGGTCACCGCCGCTATCGGTCTCATCGCCTTCCCGATCCTGAACCCGACCTGGGTCATGGTGCAGTAG
- the oxlT gene encoding oxalate/formate MFS antiporter, whose translation MAHIQTIETASRGDATAARSAAWMQLAFGFIVMMTISSPQYVWTLFVPSFQKTTGAILSEVQWTITFLIVLQTWLSPLQGFLVEKLGPKILIGLGALMSGAGWIASSTIATLWGLYATYGLLCGVGTGIVYIGIIGLMVRWFPHRRGFATGVVAAGYGFGAILTTFPIDDMLKASGYQRTLVVFGAIFAAIGLVGALMLRSPKEGEVAAPPARPGAVATEGATPREMLKTPTFWLLFIMMSMMSTGGLMVITQFTSFARSFGIDAKTTVVILGMTLAAIPAALTFDRITNGLTRPFFGWVSDHIGRENTMGIAFILEGAAIFLMLQYRTDPFLLIVLSGLVFFGWGEIFSLFPSTLTDTFGSTYATTNYGFLYMAQGVGSILGAPVAAMIYEGTGSWMPVFGLVIAMDILTGLLALFVLKPMRGRLMARAAASGG comes from the coding sequence ATGGCACACATCCAAACAATCGAAACCGCTTCTCGGGGCGACGCGACCGCCGCCAGGTCTGCGGCGTGGATGCAGCTCGCGTTCGGCTTCATCGTCATGATGACGATCTCGAGCCCGCAATATGTCTGGACGCTGTTCGTGCCATCGTTCCAGAAGACCACGGGTGCCATTCTCTCCGAGGTGCAATGGACGATCACGTTTCTCATCGTGCTGCAGACATGGCTCTCGCCGCTGCAAGGCTTTCTCGTGGAGAAGCTGGGGCCGAAGATCCTGATCGGCCTGGGCGCGCTGATGAGCGGTGCGGGCTGGATCGCGTCCTCGACCATCGCCACGCTCTGGGGGCTGTACGCGACCTACGGACTCCTCTGCGGTGTGGGAACGGGCATCGTCTACATCGGCATCATCGGTTTGATGGTCAGATGGTTCCCGCATCGGCGCGGCTTCGCCACCGGCGTGGTCGCGGCAGGCTATGGCTTCGGCGCCATTCTCACGACATTCCCGATCGACGACATGCTGAAAGCCTCGGGCTACCAACGGACGCTGGTCGTCTTCGGCGCGATCTTTGCCGCTATCGGCTTGGTGGGTGCGCTCATGCTGCGCTCTCCCAAGGAAGGCGAAGTCGCCGCACCGCCGGCGCGCCCCGGCGCCGTGGCGACAGAGGGCGCCACGCCCCGCGAGATGCTGAAAACGCCGACCTTCTGGCTGTTGTTCATCATGATGTCGATGATGTCCACCGGCGGTCTCATGGTGATCACGCAGTTCACCAGCTTTGCCCGATCGTTCGGGATCGATGCCAAGACGACCGTCGTCATCCTCGGCATGACCTTGGCCGCAATCCCGGCGGCGCTGACCTTCGACCGCATCACCAACGGGCTGACGCGGCCGTTCTTCGGCTGGGTTTCCGACCACATCGGCCGCGAGAACACCATGGGGATCGCCTTCATCCTCGAGGGTGCGGCGATCTTCCTGATGCTCCAGTACCGCACCGATCCGTTTCTGCTGATCGTGCTGTCCGGTCTGGTGTTTTTCGGCTGGGGCGAGATCTTCTCGCTGTTCCCCTCGACCTTGACCGATACCTTCGGCTCCACCTACGCGACCACCAATTACGGCTTTCTCTATATGGCGCAGGGTGTGGGCTCGATCCTCGGCGCCCCGGTTGCCGCCATGATCTATGAGGGGACCGGCAGCTGGATGCCGGTGTTCGGTCTGGTGATCGCCATGGACATCCTGACCGGCCTCTTGGCGCTGTTCGTACTGAAACCGATGCGTGGTCGATTGATGGCGCGCGCGGCCGCATCGGGCGGGTAG
- a CDS encoding Gfo/Idh/MocA family oxidoreductase has product MTGGAKKLGPFKMALAGAGMISAFHLKGWQKLGNRVELVALCDPDPERGQARAKEFGIAKVYQDRDRMLEAEAIDVLDIASPRETHAAWVEAAARRGIDVLCQKPMTPTLAESEALVRRVGDRIRLMVHENWRFRPWYRVLKAWIEEGALGRILHADMAMINSGFLPDAEGLRFSLNRQPFMQHEKRLMIAEVLIHHLDVMRYLLGELRVGAARATRTVPDIVGETMASIFLETAEGASAVVTGTMAAAGYQPRVPDRLEILGSTASVLFENDELRLLGPKPRSQRYDRDQGYQASFDGVIRHFIECLETGQPFETDPADNLQTLRLVEHAYWAAGLHETGKRPARA; this is encoded by the coding sequence ATGACCGGTGGCGCAAAGAAACTCGGCCCGTTCAAGATGGCGCTGGCCGGCGCCGGCATGATCAGCGCCTTCCATCTCAAGGGCTGGCAGAAGCTGGGCAACCGGGTCGAGCTCGTCGCCCTCTGCGATCCCGACCCGGAGCGTGGGCAAGCGCGCGCCAAGGAGTTCGGCATCGCCAAGGTCTATCAGGACCGCGACCGCATGCTGGAGGCCGAGGCGATCGATGTGCTCGACATCGCCTCGCCCCGAGAGACGCACGCGGCCTGGGTCGAAGCCGCCGCCCGGCGCGGCATCGACGTGCTCTGCCAGAAGCCGATGACGCCCACCTTGGCGGAATCGGAAGCGCTGGTTCGCCGCGTGGGCGACCGCATCCGCCTCATGGTGCACGAGAACTGGCGCTTTCGGCCGTGGTACCGGGTGCTCAAGGCATGGATCGAGGAGGGTGCCCTCGGCCGCATCCTCCATGCCGACATGGCGATGATCAACTCGGGCTTCCTCCCGGACGCAGAAGGGCTGCGCTTCTCCTTGAACCGCCAGCCCTTCATGCAGCATGAGAAGCGGCTGATGATCGCCGAGGTGCTGATCCACCACCTCGATGTGATGCGCTATCTCCTGGGCGAGCTTCGGGTCGGCGCGGCACGGGCGACGCGCACGGTGCCGGACATCGTCGGCGAGACCATGGCATCCATCTTTCTCGAAACCGCCGAAGGCGCCTCGGCGGTGGTCACCGGCACCATGGCGGCGGCGGGCTATCAGCCGCGCGTGCCCGATCGCCTGGAGATTCTCGGCAGCACGGCCAGCGTGCTTTTCGAGAACGACGAGCTCCGCCTCCTCGGGCCGAAGCCGCGGAGCCAGCGCTATGACCGCGACCAGGGCTACCAGGCGAGCTTCGACGGCGTGATCCGGCATTTCATCGAATGCCTGGAGACCGGCCAGCCCTTCGAAACCGATCCCGCGGACAATCTCCAGACCCTGCGCCTGGTCGAGCACGCCTATTGGGCGGCGGGATTGCATGAGACCGGGAAGAGGCCGGCGCGCGCATAG
- a CDS encoding amidohydrolase family protein → MTMPVSGIIDTHAHIIDPRRFPFTDGPGYKPSADEAGTAEEFIGVLDAHHVAHGLLVQPSGYGTDNRAMLDAMARFPGRFKAIAVIDPETPEAELGRLGDRGVVGVRFNLQSYRADALAGAAAARSLARLEAMGWFAQVFADDAQWAEIAGVLARSRVKVLVDHFGIRNAANGVKQPGFQAVLGLGRAGKAWVKLSAPFRIADRKNGFADLDPVAAALLEAFGIEGCIWGSDWPFINLPGGFRYDRALWALERFLPEPAQRRQVLWQNPMGLFGFGA, encoded by the coding sequence TTGACCATGCCCGTATCCGGCATCATCGATACCCACGCGCACATCATCGATCCCCGGCGCTTTCCCTTCACCGACGGCCCCGGCTACAAGCCCAGTGCCGATGAAGCCGGAACCGCCGAAGAGTTCATCGGCGTCTTGGATGCGCATCATGTCGCCCATGGGCTCCTGGTGCAGCCCAGCGGCTATGGCACCGACAACCGCGCCATGCTGGATGCGATGGCGCGCTTTCCCGGCCGCTTCAAGGCCATCGCCGTCATCGACCCGGAGACGCCGGAGGCCGAGCTTGGGCGCCTTGGCGATCGCGGGGTCGTCGGCGTGCGCTTCAATCTGCAGAGCTATCGCGCCGATGCGCTCGCCGGTGCCGCGGCGGCGCGCAGTCTGGCGCGACTCGAGGCGATGGGCTGGTTCGCGCAAGTCTTCGCCGACGACGCTCAATGGGCGGAGATCGCGGGCGTGCTGGCCAGGAGCCGCGTCAAGGTGCTGGTCGACCATTTCGGCATCCGCAATGCCGCCAACGGGGTGAAGCAGCCGGGCTTCCAGGCGGTTCTCGGCCTCGGGCGCGCCGGCAAGGCCTGGGTCAAGCTCTCGGCACCGTTTCGCATCGCCGACCGGAAGAACGGCTTCGCCGATCTCGACCCGGTTGCGGCGGCACTCCTCGAAGCCTTCGGCATCGAGGGCTGCATCTGGGGCTCGGACTGGCCCTTCATCAATCTTCCCGGCGGCTTCCGCTACGATCGGGCGCTCTGGGCCCTCGAGCGTTTCCTGCCCGAGCCGGCCCAGCGCCGGCAGGTGCTGTGGCAGAATCCCATGGGGCTGTTCGGCTTTGGAGCTTAA
- the ugpC gene encoding sn-glycerol-3-phosphate ABC transporter ATP-binding protein UgpC has protein sequence MAVVAIDGLSKRYDGSAEAAVSAVSLAVGDGEFMVLLGPSGCGKSSVLRMIAGLEPITAGTVAIDGKVVNEVPAKDRDIAMVFQSYALYPHMDVYNNLAFGLRRRRVAKDEIDKRVRAAAGKLGLEPYLARKPHALSGGQRQRVALGRAIVREPKVFLFDEPLSNLDAALRVSTRNELIRQQHELGITTIYVTHDQVEAMTMGHRICIMDKGQVVQIGPPLQVYRNPVNTFVARFLGNPPMNLIEATLEAGGGETRLRLGTATLPLSGATAAAIGRQARARLVLGIRPEDLYEAAPGLAEARMAPLAMRVVAIEPLGAETLLLLTLEGPGVEVIARTGRETRLKPGEKARMLIDTGALHLFDPVTTRVIGRGEASA, from the coding sequence ATGGCCGTGGTCGCCATCGATGGCTTGAGCAAGCGCTACGACGGCAGCGCCGAGGCGGCGGTCAGCGCGGTGAGCCTTGCCGTCGGCGACGGGGAGTTCATGGTGCTGCTCGGACCCTCGGGCTGCGGTAAGTCGTCGGTCTTGCGCATGATCGCCGGGCTGGAGCCGATCACCGCCGGCACGGTTGCGATCGACGGCAAGGTGGTGAACGAGGTGCCGGCGAAGGACCGCGACATCGCCATGGTGTTCCAGTCCTACGCGCTCTATCCGCATATGGACGTCTACAACAACCTCGCCTTCGGGCTGCGCCGGCGCCGGGTCGCCAAGGATGAGATCGACAAGCGGGTCCGCGCCGCCGCCGGCAAGCTCGGCCTCGAGCCGTACCTTGCGCGCAAGCCGCACGCGCTCTCCGGCGGCCAGCGACAGCGCGTCGCTCTCGGCCGCGCCATCGTGCGCGAGCCCAAGGTCTTCCTCTTCGACGAGCCCCTCTCCAATCTCGATGCGGCCTTGCGCGTCAGCACCCGCAACGAGCTCATCCGCCAGCAGCACGAGCTCGGCATCACCACGATCTACGTGACCCACGACCAGGTCGAGGCGATGACCATGGGCCATCGCATCTGCATCATGGACAAAGGTCAGGTCGTGCAGATCGGCCCGCCGCTCCAGGTCTATCGCAATCCGGTCAACACCTTCGTCGCCCGCTTCCTCGGCAACCCGCCGATGAACCTCATCGAGGCCACGCTCGAGGCCGGCGGCGGCGAGACGCGGCTCCGGCTCGGAACTGCAACCCTGCCTCTTTCCGGCGCGACGGCCGCCGCGATCGGCCGCCAGGCTCGGGCAAGACTGGTGCTCGGAATCCGGCCCGAGGACCTCTACGAGGCCGCACCCGGCCTGGCGGAGGCGCGGATGGCGCCCCTTGCCATGCGCGTGGTGGCGATCGAACCCTTAGGCGCGGAGACGCTCCTGCTGCTGACGCTCGAAGGCCCAGGGGTCGAAGTCATCGCCCGCACCGGACGCGAGACCAGGCTGAAACCGGGAGAGAAGGCGCGAATGCTCATCGACACCGGCGCCCTGCATCTCTTCGATCCGGTGACGACGCGGGTGATCGGCCGAGGCGAGGCAAGCGCTTGA
- a CDS encoding carbohydrate ABC transporter permease, which yields MSVRTTPEIFASPYAWPGRWHWEKFAVAWTKSNYSTYFWNSTVVVVTAVVLLTVIAAMVAHALARYRFRGSRLVRFVILSGMILPPQLMILSLFQILLEYRLYNTLTGLVIVYVAGHLAMTVYILEGFFQQIPQDLFDAARMDGYSDFEIFWRITLPIGVPALFTTVTLNFIILWNEFLYAVVLLTEDDKRTLPLGLMHFMGSHQLDVGMVATGLMIAIAPIIVFYALFSETMIKGMTAGAVR from the coding sequence ATGTCGGTCCGCACCACGCCGGAGATCTTCGCCTCGCCCTATGCCTGGCCCGGCCGTTGGCATTGGGAGAAATTCGCCGTGGCATGGACCAAATCGAACTACAGCACCTATTTCTGGAACAGCACGGTGGTGGTGGTGACGGCGGTGGTGCTGCTGACGGTGATCGCCGCCATGGTGGCGCATGCGCTGGCGCGCTACCGCTTCCGCGGCAGCCGGCTGGTCCGCTTCGTCATCCTGTCGGGCATGATCCTGCCGCCGCAGCTGATGATCCTGTCGCTCTTCCAGATCCTCCTGGAATACCGGCTTTACAACACGCTGACCGGGCTCGTCATCGTCTACGTCGCCGGCCATCTCGCGATGACCGTCTACATCCTCGAAGGCTTCTTCCAGCAGATCCCGCAAGACCTCTTCGATGCGGCAAGGATGGACGGCTATTCGGATTTCGAGATCTTCTGGCGCATCACCCTGCCGATCGGCGTTCCGGCGCTGTTCACCACGGTCACGCTCAACTTCATCATCCTGTGGAACGAGTTCCTTTACGCGGTCGTGCTCCTGACCGAGGACGACAAGCGCACGCTCCCCCTCGGCCTCATGCACTTCATGGGCAGCCATCAGCTCGATGTCGGCATGGTCGCGACCGGCCTCATGATCGCGATCGCGCCGATCATCGTCTTCTACGCCTTGTTCTCCGAGACCATGATCAAAGGCATGACCGCCGGAGCGGTGCGCTGA